The following DNA comes from Picosynechococcus sp. PCC 7003.
TGTGGGTACAAACACCCAACGCCAGCGATCCAGCGGTTTCCAATGCCGATCAAGTGATCATCGGGGCGATCGACGATCTAGCATCTACGGCCAAGCTGGTGGAAAACTGCCATGTGGTCACCTTCGAAAATGAATTTGTTGATCTCGAAGCCCTCGATACCCTCGTTAAACGAGGAGCAAAATTTTTCCCTTCTCTGCCCTTTCTCGCCGCCCTCCTGGACAAATATGATCAACGGCGCTGCTGTCAACGGTTTGATATTCCGGTGCCGACCTTCGTCCCTTGGCAACTGGGTGAACCGCTGCCCCCTGGTTGGGAATTTCCGTTGGTCGTGAAGGCCCGTCGTCATGGTTATGACGGTAAAGGTACATTTATCGTTAAAGATGCGGCTGCTTTACAGGCTTTACCAACGGATTTAGCCGATACGCCTCTACTTTTAGAAGCGTTTGTGCCCTTTGAGCAGGAATTGGCGGTGATGGTGACCCGCAACCGTCGAGGAGAAATTCGCACCTTTCCGACGGTGGAAACCCAGCAAATTGATCAAGTGTGTCGTTGGGTTCTTGCCCCTGCGGCAGTTCCTCAGGCGGTGGTGGATCAAGTTGAAAAGATTGCCCACACCTTAGCTGAGGGGTTAAATCTGGTGGGCATCATGGGGATTGAGTTGTTTCTTACCCCCGAGGGACAAGTATTAGTGAATGAGATTGCCCCCCGCACCCATAATTCGGGGCATTTTAGTTTGGATGCTTGTCAGACGTCGCAGTTTGCGATGCAACTCCAGGCGATCGCCGATTTGCCCCTGGGGAATCCGAAGATGCTTAGTGCTGGGGCGGTGATGGTAAATTTACTGGGGTTTGAGCACAGCACGGGGGATTATGCCCACAAACGGCAGATGTTGACCCAATTTCCCCAGAGTCATATCCATTGGTATAACAAAACAAGTGCCAGTCCGGGACGAAAACTAGGTCATGTCACGGTTTTAAGTGAAACCAATGACCGAGAAACCCTGATGGCGATCGCCAAGCAAATTGAAACCATTTGGTATGGCAATGCTAGCCCCACCTAAAACTTTTGGTTAGCGCTGGCGACCGGTCCAGTGGGAGCCAGAAAAAGGCGTCCCTCCCAGCTGAGTAACCTTTTCTGGGGTCATCACATACACCCAAGCCTCCGTTAGAATCGTTTTTGTCTCTGTGTAAACAGGAGCTTGGAGTCGCTGATATTCATTGAGGGAAGGCGATCGCTCCGGTTGATAATCTTCGAGGACATCTAGGTTCACTAACACACCGGGATCCGTGAACCGTAGCAAGTAACCTTCTACCCAGCCTGGCTCTGGGGTGAGGGCCGGATAACCCACAGGCAACTGGTAAAGCTTCCCTGGGATTAAGGCTTTTTCAATATGGGGATGATGGGGGGCACAGTAACGGGGAAAATTAACTTCTCCCGGCTGAAGAGTGCCATAGACAAAAACCTTTAGCATGGGGAGATTTCCGACCAAGAACAACAGGGGGTGAAACCGTGAAAAGCTATAATCAGGGGCAAAATCATGTGCTTTCGTAAGGGGAAAATGGGCAATGGCTAAACGCTACAATATTTTGCTCGTCGATGATGAACCGGGTGTCCGGGAGGCTGTCCAGGCCTATTTAGAAGATGATGAAGCCCTCACCGTCACCACCGCCGAGAATGCCACCAAAGCCTGGGACGTTCTGCAAACGTTTACACCGGACTTGGTGATTTCTGACATTATGATGCCCCAGGTGGATGGTTATCAGTTTTTGGGCCAACTGCGCGACGATCCTCGCTTTAAAACTCTCCCGGTGATTTTCCTGACGGCCCGTGGCATGACTGGCGATCGCATTCAAGGCTACCAAGCAGGCTGTGATGCCTATTTACCAAAACCCTTTGAACCCGAAGAACTCGAAGCGATTGTGAAAAATCTTCTGACCCGGGAAGCGGCGATCGCCGAACAGCAAGAAGGCGGCGGCAGTAACCTCGAAGGCATTGCCCAGGATCTCCGGGAGATTAAACAATTTCTGGGCCAGCAAAATCAACTGGTCACTACCCCACCGCCCTTGAAAATTGACCTGACCCCCAGGGAACAAAGCGTTCTCGACCTCGTAGCCCAGGGACTAATGAATAAAGAAATTGCCAAGGAGCTCGAAACCAGCGTCCGCAACGTCGAAAAGTACGTTAGTCGCCTATTTAGCAAAACGGGAACCAATAGTCGGACAGAATTGGTACGCTACGCCCTCAAGCATGGTTTAACGCAATAGTTAACGAGGGTAGGTAATCCCTCAGTCTTACGCCATGATTTAGCCCTTTTTTTGTAGTTTTAGTCCAACAAGCGACGATGCCCCAACAAGATCAAGTCCATCCCCAAGCCAACCGCGATCGCCTGATTGTGGATAGCCTCCTCAAAGGAGAACCCACAGAACAGGCCCTGGTGGAATTGGCACGGCTCCATCTGCGCTATGAGGGCTTTCCGGGGGCGAGGGAAATTCAGCAGGATTTGAAATTGCTGTTTCAACAGTGGGGCCTGACGGAGGACGTTTTATTCGCTAAAACCAGGGAAATCCATGCGGCTGGGCGAGCCTATAAACATCTACGCCATGGCGAGGAGCAACAGGATTGGAGTTAACACCCGCAACCTTCACCGAAAAACTCACCGGGGCGATCGCCGCCCAAAAGACCCTCCTCGTGGCCGGTCTCGATCCAAACCCGGAAATGCTGCCGGATTCTTTACGCACCGGCGATTTAATTCAAAACCTCAAAACGTGGCTCCTGGGGATCATTGACCAGACCCAGGATCTCGTCTGTGCCTACAAGCCGACCCTCGGTTTTTATCAAGCCTTGGGGGTGCCGGGGTTGCAACTCCTAGAAACGGTATTGGAACATATCCCCTCCCACATTGCCGTAATTCTCGATGCGAAACACGCGGATCTCAACACCAGCAGCATTTTCGCCCAGGCCATATTTGAGACGTGGCAAGTGGATGCAGTCACCCTCAGCGCCTACCCCGGCCAAGACCATGTTGCGCCCTTTCTGCTATATCCCGACAAAGGTGTTTTCTTGCAATGTCGCACCTCTAACCCCGGTGCCTTTCCCCTCCAAAATTACCCCGATCTGGAACGGCCTTTTTATCTGCACCTGATCCAAGAAATCAAACAGTGGGGCACCCCCGAACAACTTTTCTTAGAAATTGGAGGCGATCGCCCGGAGGTTTTTCGCCAAGTGCGTGCCATTGCCCCAGAACGCTGGATCCTCGCCCGTAGTATCTGGCAACGGAGCGAAAACCTCGAAGAAATCATTCACCAGGGTTTAAATTCCAATGGGTCTGGCCTCTTAATTCCCATTCCTAACGATGACCTCAGTCAAACAGATTGTCGGCAACCCGTCGCCCAGCTACGGCAAAAAATTGAAGACATCCGCCGGCGTTATACCCCCAGCAATGCCCGTTGTGATTTGCTCCAAACGCCGACGAATTTCCCCACAGCCCACCCCCAGGCGGAGTTGATTGTGCAGTTGTTTGACCTGGGCTGTTTGCTCTTTGGGGAATATGTTCAGGCCTCCGGGGCGACGTTTTCCTATTACATCGATCTACGCAAAATTATTTCTAACCCCCAGGTCTTTAACCAGGTGCTCAATGCCTATGGGGCGATCGCCAAAACCCTAAAATTTGACCGCATCGCTGGGATTCCCTACGGTTCACTCCCCACGGCAACGGGGCTGGCTCTGAAATTAAACTACCCGATGATTTTTCCCCGTAAGGAAGTCAAGGCCCATGGCACCCGGCGGGTGATCGAAGGCCATTTCGAGCCAGGGGAAACGATTCTGGTCGTCGATGATGTGCTGATTACGGGCAAAAGTATCGTTGAGGGGGCCAAAAAACTGGAGTCAGCGGGACTAGCAGTTAAAGATATGGTTGTCCTCATTGACCACGAAGCAGGCGTTAAGGACCGGCTCCAGGCCCAGGGGTACCAAGCTCACGCCATTTTAACCATTTCTGAAATCACAGAAACCCTTTTTCAGGCGGGCCGCATTGACCAGAATCAATATGATTGCCTCGTGAGCCATTGAGCTTTTTCCAGACAAAATGCTGCCAGTGCTTGGGTCTTTTGCGTACAGTAGAAGAGAAAAACCTTCACCGACGACGACCCCATGGGATTACATCTGTTTGAGCATTTACAAATGGCGATCGCCACCCTCCGCACCAACAAAATGCGCAGTGGGTTAACGATGCTCGGCATCATCATCGGTAATGCGTCCGTGATTGCCATGGTCGGTTTAGGTCAAGGTGCCCAAAAACTTGCCACAGAACAGTTTGAATCCCTGGGTTCCAATGTTTTGTTTATCATTCCCGGATCGCGGGCCGCCCAGCGCACCACCATCGATTTACCGAAGACGTTGGTTTGGGAAGATGCCAAGGCGATCGCCGAACAGGTGCCAAACGTAGCGGCGGTGGCTCCCCAGATTAATAGTCGCGGTTTAGTCACATTTCGCGGGATTAATAAAGATTCCTTGCTCTTGGGGATTACCCCCGAATTCATTGAGGTGCGCGAATTTACCCTGGCCCAAGGCCGGTTTGTGACCGATAGTGATGTGGAGCGCAATAAGCGCGTTGCTGTGATTGGGTCTGAGATTGCCACGGAGCTTTTCCCGAACATCGAGCCGGTGGGTCAAAAACTCCGGGTTAAAAATCTCACCTTTGATGTGATTGGCGTTTTAGAAGAAAAAGGAGCTTCCTTTGGTACCAACCAGGACAACGCCGTTTATATGCCCCTAACCACGATGTCCAACCAGGTGGTGGGCCGTACGTCTCCCTATGGCACCGAATTAACCTTTATTTCCGTTTCCAGTGAAAGCGAAGACCGGGTCAGGGCGATGACCTTTCAGATCAAAAACCTGCTGCGGCTGCGCCACAAGATCGTCGATGAGGATGATTTTAGTGTCCAAAGTCAACAGGATCTATTGGATGTGGCGAATACAATTACCGGGGCTTTAACCACAATGTTGGCGGCGATCGCCGGTATTTCTCTTCTGGTGGGGGGCATCGGCATCATGAATATTATGTTGGTGTCTGTCACCGAGCGCACGAAAGAAATTGGTCTCCGTAAAGCCCTTGGTGCCACAGAAAACGACGTTTTATATCAATTCCTAATTGAATCGGTGATCCTGGCGGGAATCGGTGGGATCTTTGGTACGAGCCTAGGCCTAGGAGGTATATTTCTCGCCAATGTCTTGACTCCCCTGGCGGCCCCGGTTTCTGTGACAGCGATTGTGATGGCGGTAGGTGTTTCTGGGGGAATTGGCTTATTTTTTGGGGTGTTTCCGGCACGACAGGCGGCCCGTTTAGACCCAATTGTTGCCCTCCGCAGCGAGTAGAATTTTGCCCCTAATTACAGGGATGGATCGGGGTCTACAGCCAAACTTCAATCTGCTATACTTTATTAGCCCAAAACCCTTGGACGCATAGCTCAGTGGATAGAGCAACCGCCTTCTAAGCGGTCGGTCGCAGGTTCGAATCCTGCTGCGTCCGTTTTTCTCGACAAATACATATCGTCTATGGCACTGGTACACGGCACTTGGATTTTTCAGGCACAGCAATCCTACTTTTTTCTGTGGAGTGAGGCCTGGCGCAGTGAGTCCGGAGTAACCCCGCCAGATTATCCCTTTGGGGGCGATCGCCAAAGCCTCGAAACCCAACTCCAGGACTATGGGGTGACGATGCCCGAAAACGCCCAGTGGCTAGAAACAACGTTTTTTCTGCCCAGCACCAAAGGCACCAAGACAAAACCCTCGATCCCGCTCCTTTCCAATCAAACCCAGATTCCGGATCAACTGGATTGGGCCGACTGGCAAATTTGGGGCCTCGCCCTAAACCCCCGCCAGGCAGCGAATATTATTCAGTCCTTGCCCCTCACCGATGATGCCCTTGCGGGGGATCTCCGGTTTTGGTGGCAGGTGTGCCGCTGGAGCCTTGATCTAGTCGTGCGGCGCAAATTTCTCCCCCATGTCACCCCCCTCCCGACGGGAGAGGCCCTGGCGACTTGGGTGCCCCTATTGGATAGCGTCACAGAACAGCAGCGGTTTGCTCAGTTTTTGCAACAAATGCCAGGGATTTGTACGGTCGGCCAAACACCCGCCCAAGTGTTACTGAGTTTTCTCACGGCGATGGTCGATGCCCAGGTACGCCCCCATGGGAAGCCCCTGCAAAATTTTCCGAAAACCTCCGTTGTGTTCCCCTGGTGCGATCGCCTCTCCAAAGCCAAAGCGACCTTTGAGGATTTGCCCCGCCAACTGGGCCATGCCTATGAAAATTGGACCTTTCCCGTGCGGGAATATCTGGTGGAACCGCCGGATTTTGCCCTAAATCAGCCCCTATTTCGCGCCTGTTTTCAACTGTTGCCCCCCACCGCAGACCAAGACCGTTGGCAATTGCAATATGGTTTGCAGGCCTTGGGAAATGCGGAAAGTATTGTCACGGCGGATCAGGTTTGGCAAGATCCCAGTCAACCCCAGGAAATTTTATTAAAGGGTCTGGGCCTTGCTTCGCGTTTATACGGCCCCATTGGCGAAAGTTTAGGGGGGCCGCAGCCCTGTGGTTGTCCTCTGGATGCGATCCAAGCCTATGAGTTTATCCGTTCGGTGGCCTGGCAATTGCGAGATAAAGGCCTAGGGGTAATCCTGCCGGAGGGTTTGGAAGCCGGGAGCAATGAGGTGCGCCTTGGCATTAAAATTTCTGCCCGGGTGAAAGATGAAAGTCGTTTAAATCTCCAGAGTCTGTTGCAGTACAAACTGGAGGTGGCCGTTGGCGAAACGACTCTCACAGAACGGGAATTTCAGGATCTGCTGGCACGGCGATCGCCTCTGGTAGAAGTGAAGGGGCAATGGCTAGCTCTCCAACCCACCGATGTGCGCGCCGCCCAGGAAATTTACCAAACAAAAATGGCTGAACAGCCCCTGCGGGTCGAAGATGCCCTGCGCTTGGGGGCAGAACCGGGCCAGGTGTTTGCGAAGTTGCCCGTGGTTGGCTTTGAGGCTTCCGGAGCCTTGCGGGAACTCCTCGATCATCTGACGAATAATGAATCCCTCAAGCTAATTGAGCCACCGGACTCGCTCCAGGGGACGCTCCGGCCCTACCAGCACAAGGGGATGAGTTGGCTGAGCTTTTTACAAAAATGGGGCTTAGGGGCTTGCCTCGCCGATGATATGGGTCTGGGGAAAACAATCCAGGCGATCGCCTTTTTATTGACCCTCCAGGAAAACAAAAAACTGACCCAGCCGGTGCTGTTGGTTTGTCCGACCTCCGTGGTGAGTAATTGGGAACGCGAAATTAGCAAATTTGCCCCCAGCTTAAAAACGTTGATTCACCATGGCGATCGCCGCGCCAAAGGAAAAACCTTTGCCAGTACAGCCCAGCAATATGATGTGATTCTCACCAGCTATTCCTTGGTTTTCCGGGACCAAAAAGACTTGGCCACAGTATCTTGGCAGGGCATGATCCTTGATGAAGCTCAAAATATCAAGAATCCCCAGGCGAAACAGGCCCAAGCGGTGCGCGCCCTCGATAGTGGCTTTCGCATTGCCCTCACGGGAACCCCCGTGGAAAATCGCCTCAGGGAACTCTGGTCAATCCTTGATTTTCTCAACCCCAATTTCCTCGGCACCCAACAATTTTTCCAACGGCGCTTTGCGATTCCCATCGAAAAATATGGCGATCGCCAAACCCTCCAGAGTCTCCGTAAGCTCACCCAACCCTTTATCCTGCGCCGCCTCAAGACCGACAAGACGATTATCCAAGACCTGCCCGAAAAACAAGAAATGGAAGTCTTTTGCAGTCTCTCGAAAGACCAAGCCAATCTTTATCAAAAACTGGTGGATGAATCCCTCGCGGAAATCGAAAACACCGACGGCATTAAACGGCGCGGCCTAATCCTTACCCTGCTGCTACGGCTCAAACAGCTTTGTAATCACCCTGTACTGCTCCAGAGCAAGCCCAAACTTGGCAAAAACTTTGCCCCCCGTTCCGGCAAACTGCTCCGCCTCGAAGAAATGCTCGAAGAATTGATCTCCGAAGGCGATCGCGCCTTGATCTTCACCCAATTTTCTGAATGGGGCAAGCTGCTCCAACCCTACCTCCAGGAACGCCTCGGCCGGGATGTCCTCTTTCTCTATGGCGCAACCCGACGGGAAGCCCGCCAACAAATGTGCGATCGCTTCCAAAACGATCCCAATGGCCCGCCCATTTTCATTCTGTCCCTCAAAGCAGGGGGCACCGGGTTGAATTTAACCCGCGCTAACCATGTGTTCCACGTCGATCGCTGGTGGAATCCGGCCGTAGAAGACCAGGCCACCGACCGCGCCTTCCGCATCGGCCAGAAGCAAAATGTCCAGGTGCATAAATTCGTTAGCACCGGCACCCTCGAAGAAAAAATTAGCGCGATGATCGCCAGCAAAAAAGAACTGGCGGAACAAACTGTCGATACCGGTGAAAATTGGCTGACGGAACTAGATACAAATCAACTGCGAGATTTACTGCTCCTAGAGCGCGATCGCCTCATGGAGGAATAACCAGGGGAATCCCCCCGCACCGTTATAATGGAAAGCCTGAACACCCAACCCACAAATTTACTACCACCTCGTATGCAAAAACGTAGCTCCTTCGATTCTGCAGAAATTATGCACCGGGCTGAAGATCTAATGCAGGCCGCATCCAATCGTTACCGCATTACCGTGCAGGTGGCTCAGCGGGCTAAGCGCCGCCGTTATGAAGAATTTGATGCCGTTGAAGATCCGTTAATGAAGCCGCCGATCCGCGCCATTATCGAGATGTCCGATGAACTGACCCAGCCTGAAATTATTGGCGAATAGTTCAAACCATATTCTTGGTTAGGTTTGCCGTTCCTAAGGGGTTAACGAGCGACCTTTAACCAGAAAATCCGCAAGAAGTTTGTGGGGAGCGATGTATTACAGGCGTCAACCAGTACACTGGGATCGTTGGCAACTCAGTGTAAGACATTCGTAAGCTTCCCATGAAACTGCTGTTGGTAGATGATGACCCCATTTTTCGTCTAGGCTTTTGTACCGCTTTGGCCCAGGAAACGGATTGGGCGATCGCCGCAGAAAATTTCAGCACCATTTTGGCAGCATCCCCCCGCAAGGATTTGGATCTAATTCTCTGTGATCCAGCCTGGCAGGGGGATCGTTATTGGCGTCGATATCGCGAACTGCAACTTCTTTATCCGACAACGCCCCTAGCTCTCTGCACGGCACAACTGGATCCAGAACGGATTTTACAGGCGAAACGGGATGGACTGGCGGGTTATTTTCCCAAAGGATTGGCGATTACCGATCTCGTCCCAGAGCTGAGTACCATCGCCGCTGGCGGTAAAGTTTGGTCTCAACGTCCCCAGGGTATTAACCAAAATCTGTTCGCTGGGATGCGTCGCCGGGGTCTTGACCAGATTTACACGGCCCTAGATCGCGTCGAAACTTACCTCGCCCAAGAGAACCTCTCGCCCATATACCGCGCGGTTTTCGCGGGACAACAACGAGAACTCAAAACAGTCGCCTGGCTCCTGCGCCATTGCCTGCCCCAAAGTGCTATTTTCCTGAATACAATTCCTCCTGCCCAGCCCCAGACCTCTCCTGCTGGTGCCCTTACCATCGCTCCGCCCGTAGACATTACGACGACCAATACCCGCTGGCAAACCCTCCTCGAAAAGACCTTTGGGAAGCTCAATGGCTCCCTGAAAAATGCCACTGGCGGTAGTTTAGAACTAGAGATTGTTACCCCAGAAAAACGGCGGGAACTGCTCTACATCATTCTGCAACAACTCAATTTTATTTTTAATGATCCCCAGTGGAAAACTTTAGACCCCGAAGCTTTCCAGGCCCAACATCAACGCAGCATTCGCAACCTCTGGAAATTTAGCGCCCAGGAATTTATTGGCCGTTACCATCTCACCG
Coding sequences within:
- a CDS encoding 5-(carboxyamino)imidazole ribonucleotide synthase — encoded protein: MKHKVGVIGGGQLAWMMGAEARSLGMELWVQTPNASDPAVSNADQVIIGAIDDLASTAKLVENCHVVTFENEFVDLEALDTLVKRGAKFFPSLPFLAALLDKYDQRRCCQRFDIPVPTFVPWQLGEPLPPGWEFPLVVKARRHGYDGKGTFIVKDAAALQALPTDLADTPLLLEAFVPFEQELAVMVTRNRRGEIRTFPTVETQQIDQVCRWVLAPAAVPQAVVDQVEKIAHTLAEGLNLVGIMGIELFLTPEGQVLVNEIAPRTHNSGHFSLDACQTSQFAMQLQAIADLPLGNPKMLSAGAVMVNLLGFEHSTGDYAHKRQMLTQFPQSHIHWYNKTSASPGRKLGHVTVLSETNDRETLMAIAKQIETIWYGNASPT
- a CDS encoding gamma-glutamylcyclotransferase, translating into MLKVFVYGTLQPGEVNFPRYCAPHHPHIEKALIPGKLYQLPVGYPALTPEPGWVEGYLLRFTDPGVLVNLDVLEDYQPERSPSLNEYQRLQAPVYTETKTILTEAWVYVMTPEKVTQLGGTPFSGSHWTGRQR
- a CDS encoding response regulator transcription factor, whose product is MAKRYNILLVDDEPGVREAVQAYLEDDEALTVTTAENATKAWDVLQTFTPDLVISDIMMPQVDGYQFLGQLRDDPRFKTLPVIFLTARGMTGDRIQGYQAGCDAYLPKPFEPEELEAIVKNLLTREAAIAEQQEGGGSNLEGIAQDLREIKQFLGQQNQLVTTPPPLKIDLTPREQSVLDLVAQGLMNKEIAKELETSVRNVEKYVSRLFSKTGTNSRTELVRYALKHGLTQ
- a CDS encoding DUF3288 family protein, whose protein sequence is MPQQDQVHPQANRDRLIVDSLLKGEPTEQALVELARLHLRYEGFPGAREIQQDLKLLFQQWGLTEDVLFAKTREIHAAGRAYKHLRHGEEQQDWS
- a CDS encoding bifunctional orotidine-5'-phosphate decarboxylase/orotate phosphoribosyltransferase, which codes for MELTPATFTEKLTGAIAAQKTLLVAGLDPNPEMLPDSLRTGDLIQNLKTWLLGIIDQTQDLVCAYKPTLGFYQALGVPGLQLLETVLEHIPSHIAVILDAKHADLNTSSIFAQAIFETWQVDAVTLSAYPGQDHVAPFLLYPDKGVFLQCRTSNPGAFPLQNYPDLERPFYLHLIQEIKQWGTPEQLFLEIGGDRPEVFRQVRAIAPERWILARSIWQRSENLEEIIHQGLNSNGSGLLIPIPNDDLSQTDCRQPVAQLRQKIEDIRRRYTPSNARCDLLQTPTNFPTAHPQAELIVQLFDLGCLLFGEYVQASGATFSYYIDLRKIISNPQVFNQVLNAYGAIAKTLKFDRIAGIPYGSLPTATGLALKLNYPMIFPRKEVKAHGTRRVIEGHFEPGETILVVDDVLITGKSIVEGAKKLESAGLAVKDMVVLIDHEAGVKDRLQAQGYQAHAILTISEITETLFQAGRIDQNQYDCLVSH
- a CDS encoding ABC transporter permease encodes the protein MGLHLFEHLQMAIATLRTNKMRSGLTMLGIIIGNASVIAMVGLGQGAQKLATEQFESLGSNVLFIIPGSRAAQRTTIDLPKTLVWEDAKAIAEQVPNVAAVAPQINSRGLVTFRGINKDSLLLGITPEFIEVREFTLAQGRFVTDSDVERNKRVAVIGSEIATELFPNIEPVGQKLRVKNLTFDVIGVLEEKGASFGTNQDNAVYMPLTTMSNQVVGRTSPYGTELTFISVSSESEDRVRAMTFQIKNLLRLRHKIVDEDDFSVQSQQDLLDVANTITGALTTMLAAIAGISLLVGGIGIMNIMLVSVTERTKEIGLRKALGATENDVLYQFLIESVILAGIGGIFGTSLGLGGIFLANVLTPLAAPVSVTAIVMAVGVSGGIGLFFGVFPARQAARLDPIVALRSE
- a CDS encoding DEAD/DEAH box helicase, which translates into the protein MALVHGTWIFQAQQSYFFLWSEAWRSESGVTPPDYPFGGDRQSLETQLQDYGVTMPENAQWLETTFFLPSTKGTKTKPSIPLLSNQTQIPDQLDWADWQIWGLALNPRQAANIIQSLPLTDDALAGDLRFWWQVCRWSLDLVVRRKFLPHVTPLPTGEALATWVPLLDSVTEQQRFAQFLQQMPGICTVGQTPAQVLLSFLTAMVDAQVRPHGKPLQNFPKTSVVFPWCDRLSKAKATFEDLPRQLGHAYENWTFPVREYLVEPPDFALNQPLFRACFQLLPPTADQDRWQLQYGLQALGNAESIVTADQVWQDPSQPQEILLKGLGLASRLYGPIGESLGGPQPCGCPLDAIQAYEFIRSVAWQLRDKGLGVILPEGLEAGSNEVRLGIKISARVKDESRLNLQSLLQYKLEVAVGETTLTEREFQDLLARRSPLVEVKGQWLALQPTDVRAAQEIYQTKMAEQPLRVEDALRLGAEPGQVFAKLPVVGFEASGALRELLDHLTNNESLKLIEPPDSLQGTLRPYQHKGMSWLSFLQKWGLGACLADDMGLGKTIQAIAFLLTLQENKKLTQPVLLVCPTSVVSNWEREISKFAPSLKTLIHHGDRRAKGKTFASTAQQYDVILTSYSLVFRDQKDLATVSWQGMILDEAQNIKNPQAKQAQAVRALDSGFRIALTGTPVENRLRELWSILDFLNPNFLGTQQFFQRRFAIPIEKYGDRQTLQSLRKLTQPFILRRLKTDKTIIQDLPEKQEMEVFCSLSKDQANLYQKLVDESLAEIENTDGIKRRGLILTLLLRLKQLCNHPVLLQSKPKLGKNFAPRSGKLLRLEEMLEELISEGDRALIFTQFSEWGKLLQPYLQERLGRDVLFLYGATRREARQQMCDRFQNDPNGPPIFILSLKAGGTGLNLTRANHVFHVDRWWNPAVEDQATDRAFRIGQKQNVQVHKFVSTGTLEEKISAMIASKKELAEQTVDTGENWLTELDTNQLRDLLLLERDRLMEE
- a CDS encoding DNA-directed RNA polymerase subunit omega: MQKRSSFDSAEIMHRAEDLMQAASNRYRITVQVAQRAKRRRYEEFDAVEDPLMKPPIRAIIEMSDELTQPEIIGE
- a CDS encoding DUF3685 domain-containing protein; this translates as MKLLLVDDDPIFRLGFCTALAQETDWAIAAENFSTILAASPRKDLDLILCDPAWQGDRYWRRYRELQLLYPTTPLALCTAQLDPERILQAKRDGLAGYFPKGLAITDLVPELSTIAAGGKVWSQRPQGINQNLFAGMRRRGLDQIYTALDRVETYLAQENLSPIYRAVFAGQQRELKTVAWLLRHCLPQSAIFLNTIPPAQPQTSPAGALTIAPPVDITTTNTRWQTLLEKTFGKLNGSLKNATGGSLELEIVTPEKRRELLYIILQQLNFIFNDPQWKTLDPEAFQAQHQRSIRNLWKFSAQEFIGRYHLTADNQAEGFLELLNRVAIANAPDLNQRLPQSDDLFAYLLQDQPLTIDNVTYRLEARETLLRSQLILENLLIAIGNDILQFILNTLPEPELLKAEIYQPKLRSSRNIARFRNDLSWAYRLRKYWLEPKAIFESQHQFLSVSPSGIVQTAVYQPRSAELANLEGIPWLVTILLELRDALAPRIRALVAWLGEILVYVLTNVIGRALGLIARGIVEGAGSSWQHLRARQIELANMARKNS